A part of Rhinoderma darwinii isolate aRhiDar2 chromosome 1, aRhiDar2.hap1, whole genome shotgun sequence genomic DNA contains:
- the LOC142759695 gene encoding uncharacterized protein LOC142759695 → MILLLSHLLLLLLPVLLPFLLLLLHNIYILPSRYHHHMLQVRTQLFTLGYWLT, encoded by the coding sequence ATGATATTGCTGCTGTCTCATCTACTGCTGCTGTTACTGCCGGTCTTACTGCCCTTCTTGCTCTTGCTACTTCATAACATCTATATTCTACCAAGCAGATACCATCATCACATGCTCCAGGTGAGAACACAGCTCTTCACCCTTGGCTACTGGCTTACCTAA